ttatgtattttgatttTGGCTGAACAATAAAGTATTTGATGaactgttttttgtttcatttaaaattgacACTGTATTTCTATACAggatatattgtattattaagaaataaatgcGTGTGTTCAACTCAGCATTTATTTCCCAAATTGCCATGTATTGTAGTTGTTTTCACCTACCATCCAAACTTCACTTCAATTTCATTAGAGATTTCGccaagatatattttttgtttggcaATAATATGAATAGGGTAAATTTTGTCCAAAAGCCCTGAAGCAAACTACAAAATTCTCGAAATCAAAacaaatgcttaaaaaaattTAAGCTGAATTTCAGGGAAGGACAAACAACTATAAAGTATACcgcatattatatttctataattacTTATACACATATTTACGTTGAAATGAATCTGTTATCACATCACGTTTTATAATCATCACATCTAGCGGTAATCCGCTTGTAAAATACCCGCAGATGCATTCCAACGatacaaaaatgtaaacatacaaaattacatgtATTTAAGCTTAGctttaagttatattatttacagttgAGGCTAAGATCCATATTATAAGAAGTATTTGAACCTGTAACTCGATTAATTATACAGTACaaacgagtatcgagaatttaacataaaaaatgtactgaATATTTAGTTCTAACCCGTTAGGGGCGTTCAAATATTTGCGAAAACTAGTTCTTCAAATTCAATAGTAGGGAATAGCCACTCACTTTTGGAATAAAGTCGCCAGAACCTGTTGCCCAGCCATATGGTgtcatgttataaaaatagtatgcAATTAAAAGGAATAGGGGATAACTTCAGAAGAGGAACAATATTTgctaaaaaaatgaataaaataaaataaaataatgatctcTTCATATAGAGACcaaattttaaaatcacatGTCATGTATTGATTTCCGTAATTGATTCGTATTGCTTTCTATATTATGGGTCTTAGCCAtctcacaaataaattatacagtCAAAGAAACATTTACTGCCGCGACGCAACCTGttaatgttttaacaaattgtTGACAATATAAATAAGCAGTCTTTGTTATATAGatataagaaaaacatattaGGCCAAAACAGAGGAGCTTATTGTAAACGCTCAGaaacttaactaaatatttctaatattacatTCACTCAAATATTACAAGTTTCAAATGCTTTAATCTTACATACTTaacaaatcataattataaaaaataatattataatatcatttattgcatcaatatataaaataaatctcattAGGCCTCAAAGAATGGAAATTTGGCAGaagcaaaacataaaataacttataataataacttagaATGATTTTATCATTGTTGATAACATAATAGTCAAAAATAGATACAATGCTTTAGAAACTTATCCGaggatttatatttaactagctgacccgcgcaacttcgcttgcgtcacataagagggaatgggtaaaaattttccccgttttgtaacattttttactgctactctgctccttttagtggtagcgtaatgatatatagcctataaccttcctcgataaatggactatctaacactgaaagaatttttcaaatcggaccaatagttcctgagattagcgcgttcaaacaaacaaacaatcaaacaaacaaacttcagctttataatattagtatagatgaaacaAGTTATTTAGGGGAttataattgattatttttacaCACCATTCGCAGGCAGTGTTTTTGTATATTGGGCTAACACTAACTACGTCATAACCATAACCCATAAAAAAGTGACAAAGTGCGAGAGTaacatgacgtagttcgcacgtttgtaatggcccgagtatagtacGTACGTGTACGTATACGTCGCGATATACCAAGCACATAATGTATATGACTAGAAAACCACGAGAAGAGTAAAAgctatagttcaacaacttagcaTAGAGCTTTGTACGCAAGGTTTGCGGACTGTTGAcgactttattttggaaataaatagaaatattactTAGTCTAGATTCCTTGTACGTTCTAAGGCTTTAACTAAGTTGACGGACTATAGCAATAATTATCAAgtccttattatattttgtacgcAACACAGTGATTATTGGCAGTTATTATTCTTTAGAATGATCGGTTATTTTACAATCACAGTCCGTTTCCAAAATCATTCGTTATTATATCTCAAAGTTacagaaatatgttttttattatataatatcctAATGTTACTTTGTACAAATGTACGTCATTTTACAAACTTAACCTATGTTAAATTTCCTTTCTAATGAAATTTTACATCACTACATAAACCacgtagaaataaaaaagaaagccTAAGCAGTTTTACCAGTTTTTTATCCCTATCGAAAGGCTCCAGTGCTAACTAGAGGGCCGCCTCATCCCCTTTGGGAACCTTATAGTCCGGTTCCCACTACGAGCGGAGCGGACCCATTAATGACTCTGTTAAACTCGCAAGCGCAGACTGCATACTTGTGATCCAACCAACAAATAGTCGGACAGTACCGGGTCTGTCCGATTGTTGACAGCTCcacgcatgatcaattattgtatcaaccactttgtaaaacttttggcgattgaaaagagtggccgcgtgtttcttgctagctcttctcataaggctctaccccctttccaaGCCAGTCGTAGATGCAGTAATTGTAACTactgactatcataagtgtcaatatttgacccaaatgaataaatgatttgattttgattctgCTCCGCTCGCGGTGTTAACCGGGCTATAGATTAGtcgaaaaacacaaaatatattattcgaCAGCACTtctagcgcagtggttaagctGGCAACACTTACGAGTGGATCACTAGGTCGTGGGTTCTGTTCTTACATATAGTTGAAGTTCGGAGTGGGTGCAGTGGGGGGCCTGTCGGTCCCCGGCGCGGGCTGGTCGCGCGGCCAGTGCGCGGCGGggaagtgcttgttcacgtgcGACATGCCGAAGCACTCGATCACGTTGTGTTCACCGTCCTCGGTCACTACGAACCTTACctacaaacagacacacaaacataaaatcacgccctttttcCATAGTTGTAAGCAGTGAGTATCATACTTTTTTAACTTCATTTACATCAATACATTGATCTTTGTCTTGTTTAGCAGTGGTTAGCTTGGTCCCCTCGCCGCAATTATTGTAGCACCGCGTGTGTcgttcaaatcccacccgggacaaatatttgtgtgatgagtacgagtattgttgtgtaggtctgagcatggttgtaaatttattgtaagttaATATGAATGTTTATGCTTACATTAGCTAATCTCTCTGCAAAGTGCATCGCAGTCCTTGTGTGTAGTGAGAGCTTGCCGCAGCGCACTGCAGACTTGCCCTCCGCCAGTGCCATGTATAGTATCAACTGATCCTGAAATACAGCATTATAATAatggcatttttttttgtaatatcagccctgttgtacccgaaggtgcaggcagagaCATAAAAGCACCCTCatgttttgacatttacaatgttagtcccatataaaataagaaatagggagcgagcctataACCCACCCACGGCCCAGAAATCGAACTAGAGATTTCGTAATCAACAGTCTCACTTAAATACACTACAACCCAGACCATTTTCATTAAggtttcatttttttaaagacgcgtatcgcggggacttttacaaacataaaaacaacggacacaaagtacaaccagacccgaaacaattatatgatGAACGCACAAAAATTGtttcgtgtgagaatcgaaccttcgttccgacgcaatggtagcggcgtgacaGCCTAAagcactgcgccacggaggcagtagaATAGAAAGCATCGGACTAATATATaagcaactagctgacccgcgcaacttcgcttgcatccaataagagagaatgggtgaaaattttccccgtttttgtaacattaattactggtactctgctccttttggtcgtagcgtgatgatatatagcctatgtcctttctcgggtatcaaaatatctccataccaaatttcatgcaaattggttcagtagtttaggcgtgattgagtagcagacaatacagacagacagacagagttactttcgcatttataatattagtatggattgaagTGCTAAGTACCTGTGTATGGTTATCAACGCAGGCACCGCTACGTATCGCCTCTAGTAACTCGTGTCCCGCCTTCAACCCCACGTCCAGGGGCAAAGCCCCGCGCTTGCCGAGACCGTCCGCGCCCAGGTAACAGCCCTTCGTCGTCTCACAAACTACACTGAATAACAacgtacataattaatataatcatgGCCATTTTTTCTTGTCTGTAGATACAATTTGGTCCCAACAGACTTCTTTtgataagtatttaataagatgaaataatataacattttaaatttcttcATTGATCTTCTATTATCTCATATAGACTAGGCAATAATGTATTGTAAGCttggattgcttgacgtttcgacGCACGCTAGACTCGCAAGCAGCCCGAAGCAACCAATCCAGTAAGAAATAAGTGTATGCGTAAGTCATTTAAGTCCTGTTTTTCTGAAATGTTCTTTTTAAAAGTTCCTGCGCACTTTCTAATATGTGGAATAGACAATATATCTAAGAAACAGTTTTGTTTGTAATGGTGGTACTCACACAATCCCGCTACAGTTGTCAGGTGCAATGCGCGCGTCTTCCTTATACGCCTTGATCTCTACCTCGTTTTCTGACGGCATTATAACCTCCTTCACACCATCTACCATCTGATGTGCCAActgcaaacatacatacgtaacttttaaactttctgaacgtttaatctatactaatatcatatagatgaagagtttgtttgtttgaacgcgtaatctcaggaactactggttcaaattgaaaaaatatttttgtgttgaagagaccatttatcgaggaaggctttaggctatataacattacgaaCGGAATACggactttttttatataaaaattaaccaATTCGGAGGCGACATTCTTGGAAAATGGAGTTTTAGCAATATTaccaaaagtaattttatatctgttctgtgtgagaatcgaacctggcCTCCCGATGCACAGGCAGTGGCGTGGCAACCACTTCGCTTCGCCACGGAGACCGTAAAAAATTACGGTACGAACATTACAAGTAAAAGGTCCCTCAGGGTTGtctatttagttaaataaaatgagtGAACTAGTATTACCTTCATAGGCAGCGTGCCAGCCACGAAGCTCCATCCGTACACCTTAAGAACATCACCTCGCTCCAATATAGTGGCCGCGCGGAACTTCTCCATGGGATTCACCACCAGCGTCACGTGCCCACCGCCTTTTGGGAAATAtctgtatacaaaataatacacataaGAATAATTACTTCGTTATTCTTTCTTATTCTGAAAGGGATCTTGATCAGCAGTGAAATGGTAACAtgttttatagtaattaatagggtagttgacaagagtaatgaagttttttttttaaatttagactGGTAAAATGTTCATGCAGAACTAATATTAAGCTAAGCACTCATTTGATCGCTACGACAATACAAGCTTGTGTAGGTGATTTGACTTGTAAACAACTATCCTattgtatatttgaaaataagtaccataattttttttttttaaataattcaagcATTTAGAATGTTTATTCTATCAAcgcaaacataaaaatatttagttacgCATTTGAATTCTTTGTTCCAGCTCACAGTTGCCTAGAAATTTCGATCTTATCTAGGTTAAAGATAGGGTAAAAATCTTACCCTCTTCGAACGATCCTGATGTCTACATCAATGCCAAACTTCTGAAGGTACTTGAGGAAGATGTTGGTGATATAATCGATCTGCGGCGCCATGTCCGCGTTGGTCCCGCCTTTTAGGTCTAGGGACACGGGCCCGTCCGCCATCAGCGCGCATGGCAGAGCCACTTGCAGAAGTAAGCTTATTgaactgaaagaaaaataaatttattagcaCATTGTTTGGATTCTACTGTAGTTTTTTCGGcatgagttattttttttattgaatctgAATTTTATGGTCACATAGTGGACAGTTGTGTcaattaattgattaaaaatatgtgAGTTCAAAAACCTTTGGCTTAAATATTCTTCGGATCTGTTAAGGaacttttgatgtaattttagcatgaaaaaaaaatactaatactgTTCATGGTATGTTAATAAAAACAGGCTTATTATTGTTTGCTCACCCTGCAGTACGAGTGTCAGCCACATAATGGCCCTGGGAGATCTTGCGGCCAGGAGCGAACCTGACCTCCATGGAGCCAATACTAGCACCTGCCAGTTTAGCACCACACATGTCGGCCACCAACTTCATTCCTGATGGTAACAAACACACCACAATTTATTATGATGAAGTAAATAGTCTTTCGTTGATGCAACAAATTGCATCAGATtcattaacaatttttactttattgcaccataataaaaatattttgtgcaagAGAGATTCCTGGGAGTGTATGAGAGTATTTTCTGtacaatgaaattatttattttggatttgGCTGTTATctgtcgatttttttttattttgtgaatagATCTTACCAACAAGATGTTGAGCCGCAAGTCCTGGTTTACGTCTTCCAGCTCGTATATTTGTGACCCGAATGGGTTTGGTTAATATAGCACTAAGAGCGACAGAAATACGAAGTATTTGACCGCcctaaaaccaaaaaaaaatgataaaaattttataaacattaaatcgaaaatttaaaaaaaaaatatcgtgcGTTTACCCCTTCCAAAATGCTTCCATCAATTTCCATGTATtcagtcattttatttattttgttttttaacttaCGCAGCGGTACGTAATGTAAAGTGTGAAAAATATTCGTGAAAATCTGCGAGCAGAAATTGCCGGATTTGCCGGAGTAAATgacaactgtttttttttccaaCAGCTGTAGGTGATGACCGAAAAACGATAAAAATCAATGAAGCTACAGCAGCTATTATAAAACCGTACTTTTAGTCGAACACACAAATCTTATCTTAAAccactattttaattaaacggaTTTCATGGATTCCAAAACCAAAACGTtttcgtatttaaataaaataagtaaatattatatgaacaagaaatggttttaatttgaaatagcCAATTGACAATAAtaacataggtacctattttacGTTAAATGTggtatatttttgaagtaactACATCACTATTTCTTGTTCCCGGGGAAGGGAACGGAAGCAGGGCTTGTTAACGTTACCAAATTCACATTATAAGTATCGTTAAATAACGATATTTTcatatagttaatattttaccGGTAAATAGAATAACGATAATTGAGTATCggatgcaataaaataaaggtaaCAAGTAACGTTAaaattaacgatatttttttcgttactTATGCGTTGTTGCCAACGCGTGCAGCGGGCTAGCGAATCACGCTGACGCCTGGGCaccggcgcggcgcgggggcCGGGGGGTGAGGTACGAACGCAAGCGCATTCGACGCGGTGAATCTGACGGTGTGGCGAGTTGGCGTGTctcgttttaatattttgtaaattttataggTAAATAAGTGTCTTTTAAAATATGGGCCGCAAGAAAAGAAATACGGTGTACCGTTTCTttgaattaaatgtaaataatttgagTTCCAAATGTTTAATAAACGATTGTGGAAAAATACTGAAGGTAAGTACCTATACCTATCTAAGTAGTAATTATGGAacaattttttatcatattcCATTCAAAATACGAAAATGTAAAAGGTAAACGATCCGCAAACAggatttttgtttgtaactttCCTGGGCATGATTCcatatctttataatatgagaTCAAATCCCCATAAGGCACACACTAGTCAGTGGCGTGCTATTTGATAGGCCTATGTCCAGGAGATacaggctgatgatgatgataataatatgccgCCCTCGCCTAAATCCATCTTTATGACTTCATGTGTAATTCTTAGTTTaccttttatattttcgtattgTGAACGAAGTAcctatgtacatattattataggaattggtagttcattttattaattaaatgaaacatCCAGTACGTGTTCAGttgattcatatttattacttatatttttagacCCGACCTCAATTTGATTTCTGGCAAAATTACGTAAGTACCGGTGGTAGGTAAAAGATTTCCATTGGGGTAAGTCATATTAGTGTGATATTAGGTTTATAAAAATGCTTTCACGCTAATATTATGAtgtgtcattatttatattatgatgtGTCATTATGCTTAGCACTCAttttaatggagaatgttactaggtatgccaaaccgctttaaattttgacacagtataggtattttataagcatttaaaGTTTCGAAAAAAATCGAGTctcgctaacagccgcgtgagcggctgtgtcGTCATATTacattaccgcgccgcgcgggccgcgtcccgcttagtaggtattaagtcgccaatcgttgttgtaggtgtaatagcttgcgtagtattttgttgtgttttcgtccgcatgtataaaatattttataataatagtaaatacctactattagattaataaaatggataacggatttgaaaaagggcaattggataatctacctaaattaaatggaataatggttacgatcactgcatattacctataatgaaacaatttttaaccgaaataatcgcgtacttattgattttacattcttcctgccactgtaaaatcaataaactcgcgatcaatccggttagaaattgtttcattataatataaagttatttattattattacttatgtacttacctacatttaCAATATGATTTCCTAGAATTtgaattggacatttttaaaagtatttaggaataatttaacgcaccgagcgcgcgaccacAAGCGGACTATGTGAGCCAGGCTGAGCGGGTGttaagtgacgtcacaccgtcacggagagctagcgtcgtgcggttacaacttgttttacttataaatcgaaaactaattgacgtatcgaagtaattctttcaccagtattttttattttgagaatatggagtgctaaaaatcagaattaggtaacattctccattgtgaATTAAGGAGAGGGATTTTTCACCTGTGATATTTCGTGCTATCCACCACTGCTTGGCTTAACTTGTCCTATCTGTCAGCAGCAGCACCCCTTCTAACAATAGATACTaaacaatcaaaaatatatataataaactaaatataataaactaccGACGTGAACCCAACCCTTACTATACTAGGATTGCTAGTATTGTGAGAAATACATaatgctaataatattttaaagaaataaaattaattgagtCATGCATGCATTTGTTCCATTCTCAACTCTAGAGCTATTTTCACTTGCACGACGGATGGGCATGTATAATACACATGGGCATGTATGATACGCATGGGCATGTATGATGGGCATGTATGTTTATTTCAGACGCAGCATGGTGCTAATTTAATGAAACATCTTAAGCATATGCACCCAGAAGAATTTAAGATCATTACAGAAATAAACCACTCTACACCGACACAGAAACCAGTGACTGAATCTGTCCTGAAGCAGTGCACGGACTTGATAGCCATTCATGGCCGTCCGTTTTCTTTGATTGATGATGAGGCGTTTCAAAATTTGTTGAAAATGATTCCTAATAATACCGAAATAATAAACGCTCAAAAAATACGCATGAACATCCAATCAATGGCAGAAAAACTTAGATATGAGATGGGGACGAAATTACAGGGAAAAATGTTATGCCTTAAAGTTGATATTGCCTCTATAGGTACAAGatgtttttttggtattaattgTCAGTACTCTGAAAATggacacattattttaaaaaatttgGCAGTAACAGAAATTTTTGAACGACACACGTCAGATCATCTCAAAGACTTGTTGTTTTTCAACCTTCAAAGATTCCGCATtgatattaaacaaatatatagcATCACTACCGACAATGGGGCCAATATGATAAAAATGACGAAATTGATTAATGACTCTAACACGGCTGACACAGCTGATATTGCAGAAGCAGGTCAggtttataatgttaatttatttacatttatacatttaataaacatatataaacataataatatataatacatatataaatattattaattacatacacataaacaaactaataacaaaaaaaatgatttttttttgtacttacgTAATATTCTTTATGCACGCTAgactaaactattttatatttgttaaattttcttACATAAGTGAATTATTGTATTCTTGTGTGTGAGAAACGACCTCAGCACTTCGCTTcaactatttaaattaacactaaTTGAACATGCAGTTTCTGCAATTAACATACTCACACGTTATGTGTTCattgatttaatttcattacagGCACAAGCTCATCTCAAATCTTTAATGTGTACCATGAAGATTCAGAATCTAGTTTGGATACTGATCAGGATACAGAAATGGAAGGCAACACAACAAacgaaacaataacaacattGTTTCTAGAACATCTTGGAACAGAATTCCAAAATACTGAAGATGGGCCACATGTTCAAGAGGAATATACTATCGGGCTTGTGCGCTGTGCTGCCCATACTCTCCAATTGGCATTACAAGATGCatcaaataatttcaatgttCGAAATCTGATTTCAGAATGTAGAGAGGTGGTTCGACGTCTCAGAACTCCCCAATTTGTAAGAATATTACGACAACAAAACAAACCCATTCCAAAACTAGATTGCGCTACTAGGTGGCATTCTGCAATTGATATGGCCCAATCGTTGAttactttaaaagaaatatgtttaacaAATGAACGATTATATTTGCCATCAGCCACTTGGGTGTCTATAGAAGATTTTGTGACATCCATGACTCCCgcaaaaattttaacaaaaaaacttcAAGAAGAGCAGTTAACTGTAGGTGATTTTTATTTAGAGTGGATGTTATGTCAATATAGGCTTGCAAAAATTAACTCTGAAATTGCTACAAATATCATTTCTAAAATGAAAGATAGAGAAAATGCATTATTTGGAAGTAACACTTTTATAAACGCAATATTTTTAGATCCCCGTGTAAACTCAATTTTGTCGCCAGATCAAAGAAGCCAAGCTAAagcgaatttaattaaattatattttcggcATTTAAAACTCCAAAATATTGAATTAGAAAACAACCCAGTGGATACAAATAATGACGTAAATGAACACTCAGAAGCTAGAGCTGAATTAGATGACTTCCTTAATTCAAGCTACGTTAGTAGATTTAGCGACTTAACCTGTTTGTTAAGGCGTAACGATCCACATGGtgatttattgaataatttacaacaaagtTTTCAGATATTCCTTGAAGAACCATTATTAAAATCATCGGAAAATGTGTTAACGTATTGGGCCAAGTCAAAACTAAAATTTccattactttttaaactatcAACAATAGTACTTGCTACACCTATGACGCAAGTTAGTGTAGAAAGATTATTCTCCTCTTTACGatttattatgtcaaattaTAGATTCTCAATGAAAGACCAAATCATTGATGATATTTTGTTCTTGCGcagtaataacatttttgataaataaaaaaaagtttattctgaatgtttttttattatttttaaaacatcttccCAGAAGCACTCTAAGTTTTCTTCTGGCACTTTATTGATTAGGTACCTAAAAGCCACTGCTTTCATGTTGTACGGACAGTCGCACATAGGTAGTCCTGTCTTCTGTCCGCCTAAAGTCACCATTTTCGTTTTTCCTTTTTCATCTGTAACGaattgaaaaacattaataGTAAGTATTAATACACCAAGTAAATGGGtactatttaaatgtttgtatttttaccGCGTGGAACGTTTACGAGTAAAGCAGAATACAATGAGTGTCGTTTCGCATCGTGTCGAGTGCGCACGATGCAAGAAGTATATGCCAGAACTCTGTCAGATAAACACCATTTGACAGGGTTCTAGCATACACTTTGAATCGTCCACACACTACA
The sequence above is drawn from the Anticarsia gemmatalis isolate Benzon Research Colony breed Stoneville strain chromosome 17, ilAntGemm2 primary, whole genome shotgun sequence genome and encodes:
- the Rtca gene encoding RNA 3'-terminal phosphate cyclase, giving the protein MTEYMEIDGSILEGGGQILRISVALSAILTKPIRVTNIRAGRRKPGLAAQHLVGMKLVADMCGAKLAGASIGSMEVRFAPGRKISQGHYVADTRTAGSISLLLQVALPCALMADGPVSLDLKGGTNADMAPQIDYITNIFLKYLQKFGIDVDIRIVRRGYFPKGGGHVTLVVNPMEKFRAATILERGDVLKVYGWSFVAGTLPMKLAHQMVDGVKEVIMPSENEVEIKAYKEDARIAPDNCSGIVVVCETTKGCYLGADGLGKRGALPLDVGLKAGHELLEAIRSGACVDNHTQDQLILYMALAEGKSAVRCGKLSLHTRTAMHFAERLANVRFVVTEDGEHNVIECFGMSHVNKHFPAAHWPRDQPAPGTDRPPTAPTPNFNYM
- the LOC142980022 gene encoding uncharacterized protein LOC142980022 isoform X1, which codes for MGRKKRNTVYRFFELNVNNLSSKCLINDCGKILKTRPQFDFWQNYTQHGANLMKHLKHMHPEEFKIITEINHSTPTQKPVTESVLKQCTDLIAIHGRPFSLIDDEAFQNLLKMIPNNTEIINAQKIRMNIQSMAEKLRYEMGTKLQGKMLCLKVDIASIGTRCFFGINCQYSENGHIILKNLAVTEIFERHTSDHLKDLLFFNLQRFRIDIKQIYSITTDNGANMIKMTKLINDSNTADTADIAEAGTSSSQIFNVYHEDSESSLDTDQDTEMEGNTTNETITTLFLEHLGTEFQNTEDGPHVQEEYTIGLVRCAAHTLQLALQDASNNFNVRNLISECREVVRRLRTPQFVRILRQQNKPIPKLDCATRWHSAIDMAQSLITLKEICLTNERLYLPSATWVSIEDFVTSMTPAKILTKKLQEEQLTVGDFYLEWMLCQYRLAKINSEIATNIISKMKDRENALFGSNTFINAIFLDPRVNSILSPDQRSQAKANLIKLYFRHLKLQNIELENNPVDTNNDVNEHSEARAELDDFLNSSYVSRFSDLTCLLRRNDPHGDLLNNLQQSFQIFLEEPLLKSSENVLTYWAKSKLKFPLLFKLSTIVLATPMTQVSVERLFSSLRFIMSNYRFSMKDQIIDDILFLRSNNIFDK